Proteins encoded within one genomic window of Amycolatopsis nigrescens CSC17Ta-90:
- a CDS encoding sensor histidine kinase — MSESGERGPETPFLVALMRQGAPVLATTPDEMPDEVDDPTPVPAARRMKALAATDGAAPRDPLMVRATRYAVLLPLAYRIFLLPVVGVWLLVAHGWAPVGVAVVVAVLGLLANLLAALWVLRVPDRRGRLTRLLLYGDLVFALLTNVLVSAMVSSALYADATWVPWIYLSGTVALWTVCRGVPWGLLVVALSVPLQVLMLLVAELPSFGAAELAGALGGTGALVAALVTAVGALLLIGLGTRLALAIGLRRGRAVERAASDRTTHDTVLQVLEAMAMTTAEDVLSPADQLAKVRGMARAQANDLRRGLDSSQDDAAPDGLGEELAALATEMARDGLRAQLVMADLDDDLLSEVRRIAVRDAVREALRNTLKHAGTRQVVVRLEERDGGVAVIARDHGVGYDEHERPPGFGVSNSMKARLAEVGGHCTLESRPGHGTKVTLWVPR; from the coding sequence ATGTCGGAGTCGGGGGAGCGCGGGCCGGAAACCCCATTCCTGGTGGCGCTGATGCGCCAGGGCGCGCCCGTTCTCGCGACGACCCCAGACGAAATGCCGGACGAGGTCGACGATCCCACCCCGGTGCCGGCGGCGCGGCGGATGAAGGCGCTGGCCGCCACCGACGGCGCCGCGCCGCGCGACCCGCTGATGGTGCGGGCGACCCGGTACGCGGTGCTGCTTCCGCTGGCCTACCGGATCTTCCTGCTGCCGGTGGTCGGAGTGTGGCTGCTGGTGGCGCACGGCTGGGCTCCGGTTGGCGTGGCGGTGGTGGTGGCCGTGCTGGGGCTGCTCGCCAACCTGCTGGCCGCGCTCTGGGTGCTGCGCGTGCCGGACCGCCGCGGCCGGCTCACCCGTCTGCTGCTCTACGGCGACCTTGTGTTCGCGCTGCTGACGAACGTGCTGGTCAGCGCGATGGTGTCGAGTGCGCTGTACGCCGACGCGACCTGGGTGCCGTGGATCTACCTCAGCGGCACGGTGGCCCTGTGGACGGTCTGTCGCGGGGTGCCGTGGGGGCTGCTGGTGGTGGCGCTCAGCGTGCCGCTGCAGGTGTTGATGCTGCTGGTCGCCGAGCTGCCCTCGTTCGGCGCGGCGGAGCTGGCCGGGGCGCTGGGCGGCACCGGGGCGCTGGTGGCCGCGCTGGTCACCGCGGTCGGCGCGCTGCTGCTGATCGGCCTCGGCACCCGGCTCGCGCTGGCCATCGGGCTGCGGCGTGGGCGGGCGGTGGAGCGGGCCGCGTCCGACCGCACCACGCACGACACCGTGCTGCAGGTGCTCGAAGCGATGGCGATGACCACGGCCGAGGACGTGCTCTCCCCGGCCGACCAGCTGGCGAAGGTGCGCGGGATGGCCAGGGCGCAGGCCAACGACCTCCGGCGCGGGCTGGACTCCTCGCAGGACGACGCCGCGCCGGACGGGCTCGGCGAGGAGCTGGCCGCACTGGCCACCGAGATGGCCCGCGATGGTCTGCGCGCCCAGCTGGTGATGGCCGATCTCGATGACGACCTGCTGTCCGAGGTGCGCCGGATCGCGGTCCGGGACGCGGTGCGCGAGGCGCTGCGCAACACGCTCAAGCATGCCGGTACCCGTCAGGTGGTGGTGCGGCTGGAAGAACGCGACGGCGGGGTCGCGGTGATCGCCAGGGACCACGGGGTCGGCTACGACGAGCACGAGCGCCCGCCCGGCTTCGGGGTGAGCAACTCGATGAAGGCCAGGCTGGCCGAGGTCGGCGGCCACTGCACCCTCGAGTCCCGTCCCGGCCACGGCACCAAGGTCACCCTCTGGGTCCCGCGCTGA
- a CDS encoding MarR family winged helix-turn-helix transcriptional regulator, protein MSDKPPEAAHNTAALLFQAHLRLAEVINSATRELDPRTRPAHATVLVNMEREGIRLTRLAEKAVMTPQAMGELVDDLERLGYLRRVPDPSDRRAKLIVFTERGHSALEAASDAIAEIERRLVRLLGRGGYDELHATLNRITTGYSRS, encoded by the coding sequence GTGTCGGACAAGCCCCCAGAAGCGGCACACAACACCGCCGCCCTGCTGTTCCAGGCCCACCTCCGGCTCGCCGAAGTGATCAACTCGGCGACCAGGGAGCTCGACCCGCGCACCCGCCCGGCGCACGCCACGGTGCTGGTGAACATGGAGCGCGAAGGCATCCGGCTGACCAGGCTAGCCGAGAAGGCGGTGATGACCCCGCAGGCGATGGGCGAGCTGGTGGACGACCTGGAACGGCTCGGCTATCTGCGGCGGGTGCCCGATCCGAGCGACCGGCGGGCCAAGCTCATCGTGTTCACCGAACGCGGCCACTCCGCGCTGGAAGCGGCTTCCGACGCCATCGCCGAGATCGAGCGACGGCTGGTCCGGCTGCTCGGCCGCGGCGGCTACGACGAACTGCACGCCACGCTGAACCGGATCACCACCGGCTATTCCCGGTCGTGA
- a CDS encoding YbaB/EbfC family nucleoid-associated protein, whose amino-acid sequence MTAAPQPVPDLNGLLEQIRRQTEQVQRVQRSVEALEVRGQSRGREVTVTLRGDGRFTAVEIDQDAIHRYDARNLGDIVLEAVNSGLSALAEASRTKFAPLLDRPGEDL is encoded by the coding sequence GTGACCGCCGCGCCGCAGCCGGTGCCCGATCTGAACGGGCTGCTGGAGCAGATCCGAAGGCAGACCGAACAGGTGCAGCGCGTCCAGCGTTCGGTGGAGGCGCTGGAGGTGCGCGGGCAGTCGCGGGGCAGGGAGGTCACGGTGACCCTGCGCGGCGACGGCCGGTTCACCGCGGTGGAGATCGACCAGGACGCGATCCACCGCTATGACGCCCGGAATCTGGGCGACATCGTGCTGGAGGCGGTGAACAGCGGGCTCAGCGCGCTGGCCGAGGCGAGCCGGACGAAGTTCGCCCCGCTGCTCGACCGCCCCGGCGAGGATCTCTAG
- a CDS encoding RibD family protein, which translates to MNRPYVLLSAAMSLDGYLDDTSAKRLLLSNDEDFDRVDEVRASVDAILVGANTIRADDPRLLVRSDRRRRERAERGLPPTPLKVTCTIDGELDPAAKFFSAGETEKLVYAPTGSVPGTAARLGRAATVLAADDPFDLHLVLADLSARGVRRLLVEGGSTMHTLFLTHDVVDELHLVIAPFFVGDHAAPRFVHSGLFPHGPENPLALNETRQLGDVALLRYQRRSTT; encoded by the coding sequence GTGAACCGCCCGTACGTACTGCTCTCGGCCGCCATGTCCTTGGACGGCTACCTCGACGACACGAGCGCGAAGCGCCTGCTGCTGTCCAACGACGAGGATTTCGACCGGGTGGACGAGGTGCGCGCGAGCGTGGACGCGATCCTGGTCGGTGCGAACACCATCCGGGCCGACGACCCCAGGCTGCTGGTCCGCTCCGACCGCCGCCGCAGGGAACGGGCGGAGCGCGGGCTGCCGCCGACCCCGCTGAAGGTCACCTGCACCATCGACGGCGAACTGGACCCGGCCGCGAAGTTCTTCAGCGCCGGGGAAACGGAGAAACTGGTGTACGCGCCGACCGGCAGCGTGCCGGGCACGGCGGCCCGGCTCGGGCGGGCGGCGACCGTGCTCGCTGCGGACGATCCCTTCGACTTGCACCTGGTGCTGGCCGATCTGAGCGCGCGCGGCGTGCGCCGGCTGCTGGTCGAGGGCGGCAGCACCATGCACACCCTGTTCCTCACCCACGACGTGGTCGACGAGCTGCACCTTGTCATCGCGCCGTTCTTCGTCGGCGACCACGCCGCGCCGCGGTTCGTCCACTCCGGACTGTTCCCGCACGGGCCGGAGAATCCCTTGGCGCTCAACGAAACCCGGCAGCTCGGCGACGTCGCCCTGCTGCGCTACCAGAGGCGGAGCACGACATGA
- a CDS encoding ROK family transcriptional regulator — protein MTTLLPVPAGGALRAPGVRESNAAAVLAAARLAGPLSRASIAARTELSMPTVSRQVAALVEAGLLHELPELATAGSIGRPRVPVDVNDRVIAACGVHVGVSTTTYGLADLRGRLLDSERVATPAGPPGEAFAQLAGRIRAFLRRWSDRRVVGIGLATGGRVDAVNGLLDHDRLGWRRVPARELLASATGLPVHLDGHVPAMATAELLFGPWNQPRSLLYFYARQVVGIALAMDGRLHRGPGPDGSVAHLPVGGDEPCPCGRTGCLEVTVAEETVVRKAFQAGVIPEPRISMLQAAADAGEPEAVRLLDERANTLGRAVAMLRDIVNPDLIVLGGQAVTDSPSRFGELLRGFAGRTALPGTDLVTVTRFGQDVQAIAACTGVLRQLYDYPFGTLAS, from the coding sequence TTGACGACCTTGTTGCCGGTGCCCGCCGGAGGTGCCCTGCGGGCACCAGGGGTTCGTGAGTCGAACGCGGCCGCGGTGCTCGCCGCGGCCAGGCTGGCCGGTCCGCTGTCCCGCGCGTCCATCGCCGCGCGCACCGAGCTGAGCATGCCGACGGTGAGCAGACAGGTCGCCGCGCTGGTGGAGGCCGGCCTGCTGCACGAGCTGCCCGAACTGGCCACGGCCGGCTCGATCGGCAGGCCGCGGGTGCCGGTGGACGTCAACGACAGGGTCATCGCCGCCTGCGGGGTGCACGTCGGGGTCAGCACGACCACCTACGGGCTCGCCGACCTGCGCGGCAGGCTGCTCGACAGCGAGCGCGTCGCCACCCCGGCCGGCCCACCGGGGGAGGCGTTCGCCCAGTTGGCCGGCCGGATCCGGGCCTTCCTGCGCCGCTGGTCGGACCGCCGGGTGGTCGGCATCGGCCTCGCCACCGGCGGCCGGGTCGACGCGGTCAACGGGCTGCTGGACCACGACCGGCTCGGCTGGCGGCGGGTACCCGCCCGCGAGCTGCTGGCCTCGGCCACCGGGCTGCCGGTGCACCTGGACGGGCATGTGCCCGCGATGGCCACCGCGGAACTGCTCTTCGGGCCGTGGAACCAGCCGCGGAGCCTGTTGTACTTCTACGCCAGGCAGGTGGTCGGCATCGCGCTGGCGATGGACGGCAGGCTGCACCGCGGTCCCGGCCCGGACGGCAGTGTCGCGCATCTGCCGGTCGGCGGCGACGAGCCCTGTCCCTGCGGCCGGACCGGCTGCCTTGAGGTGACAGTCGCCGAGGAAACCGTGGTGCGCAAGGCTTTCCAGGCCGGGGTGATCCCCGAGCCGCGGATCTCGATGCTGCAGGCCGCCGCGGACGCCGGGGAGCCGGAGGCGGTACGGCTGCTCGACGAGCGGGCGAACACGCTGGGCCGGGCGGTGGCCATGCTGCGCGACATCGTCAACCCGGACCTGATCGTGCTCGGCGGCCAGGCCGTCACCGACTCGCCAAGCCGGTTCGGCGAGCTGCTGCGCGGTTTCGCCGGGCGCACCGCGCTGCCGGGCACCGACCTGGTCACGGTGACCCGGTTCGGCCAGGACGTGCAGGCCATCGCCGCCTGCACCGGCGTGCTTCGCCAGCTCTACGACTATCCCTTCGGCACCCTGGCCTCGTGA
- a CDS encoding type VII secretion protein EccE has product MSITTPDRPGLPIPGAPGTTATARGRHPRPAIWELAGIAALLLFAVGPPLRGVVAVLAVLTAALVTTVSLRFGGRSPTGWALTWIGYRLRRHDDRLDAPDPLHTVAGTVRVHRHVDRFGTEFGVAEVAGGWTAVLRLTAPADPDIGLLLDALRVAHRDPDIPLGSAQLVVRTMPQGRDGRPSRMYWLAVRYRPEQAPIAALARGGGQLGALRSTARAAVGLIGTLADAGCQSTVLGVGELNDGLRLVLGAGERAEVAHGWHGWSAGGDLQSCYAPRAGTDPAAALAVDVARAAFTVTSFTLRRTPAGKVRGDTVIRIAGGDAAGLGVPVIPLHGRHADYVRRSLPLALDF; this is encoded by the coding sequence GTGTCCATAACCACTCCGGACCGGCCGGGCCTTCCCATTCCCGGCGCCCCGGGAACCACCGCGACCGCGCGGGGGCGGCACCCCCGGCCGGCGATCTGGGAGCTGGCCGGGATCGCCGCGCTGCTGCTGTTCGCCGTCGGCCCTCCGTTGCGCGGCGTCGTCGCGGTACTGGCCGTGCTCACGGCCGCGCTCGTGACCACAGTCTCCCTTCGGTTCGGCGGCCGCTCCCCGACCGGCTGGGCACTGACCTGGATCGGCTACCGGCTGCGCCGGCACGACGACCGGCTGGACGCCCCCGACCCGCTGCACACGGTGGCCGGCACGGTCCGCGTGCACCGGCACGTCGACCGGTTCGGCACCGAGTTCGGGGTGGCCGAGGTCGCCGGCGGCTGGACCGCCGTGCTGCGGCTGACCGCGCCGGCCGACCCGGACATCGGGCTGCTGCTCGACGCGCTGCGGGTGGCCCACCGGGACCCGGACATCCCATTGGGCAGCGCGCAGCTGGTGGTACGGACCATGCCGCAGGGCCGTGACGGCCGCCCGTCCCGGATGTACTGGCTGGCCGTGCGGTACCGGCCGGAGCAGGCCCCGATCGCCGCGCTGGCCAGGGGTGGCGGGCAGCTCGGCGCGCTGCGCAGCACCGCCCGCGCCGCGGTCGGGCTGATCGGCACCCTCGCCGACGCCGGCTGCCAGAGCACCGTGCTGGGTGTCGGCGAGCTGAACGACGGGCTCCGGCTCGTCCTCGGCGCGGGCGAACGCGCCGAGGTGGCGCACGGTTGGCACGGCTGGTCCGCCGGCGGCGACCTCCAGTCCTGCTACGCGCCACGGGCCGGTACCGACCCGGCGGCGGCGCTGGCCGTGGACGTCGCTCGCGCGGCCTTCACCGTCACGTCGTTCACCTTGCGGCGCACACCGGCCGGGAAAGTCCGCGGTGACACCGTGATCCGGATCGCCGGCGGTGACGCCGCCGGGCTCGGCGTGCCCGTGATCCCGTTGCACGGCAGGCATGCCGACTACGTCCGCCGCTCCCTGCCGCTGGCGCTGGACTTCTGA
- a CDS encoding WXG100 family type VII secretion target, giving the protein MSFPDSRAMDATASYGGPSSLLPQIYTASPEQIFGHVDEIRKIAAEFTGLMTGLTRAAEQLDAVWSGAASESALRTIADSIAALAEIIEVVRAGADLLDVSGALLDTAQEAYRAVVSTVNPVVAAMMSSPSSRGAAEVLSTVTTVSLRAFLRVVGDRLDALGSVDLTGQVSRLAAVVGEIEKLSGVEPPGGRIRRELVGHFPEVVVPQQHAARRGGTE; this is encoded by the coding sequence GTGAGCTTCCCCGACTCCAGGGCGATGGACGCCACCGCCTCCTACGGCGGCCCGAGCTCGCTGCTGCCGCAGATCTACACCGCGTCCCCCGAGCAGATCTTCGGGCACGTGGACGAGATCCGGAAGATCGCGGCCGAGTTCACCGGCCTGATGACCGGGCTGACCAGGGCCGCCGAACAGCTGGACGCGGTGTGGTCCGGGGCCGCCTCGGAGTCGGCGCTGCGCACCATCGCCGACTCGATCGCCGCGTTGGCCGAGATCATCGAGGTGGTGCGCGCGGGCGCCGACCTGCTCGACGTCTCCGGTGCCCTGCTGGACACCGCGCAGGAGGCCTATCGCGCGGTGGTGTCCACGGTGAACCCGGTGGTGGCCGCGATGATGTCTAGCCCGTCCAGCCGCGGTGCCGCGGAGGTGCTGTCCACGGTCACCACGGTGTCGCTGCGCGCGTTCCTGCGGGTCGTCGGCGACCGGCTCGACGCGCTCGGTTCGGTGGATCTGACCGGCCAGGTGAGCAGGCTCGCCGCGGTGGTCGGCGAGATCGAAAAGCTCTCCGGCGTCGAACCACCGGGCGGCCGGATCCGGCGGGAGCTCGTCGGCCACTTCCCGGAGGTCGTGGTGCCCCAGCAGCACGCCGCCCGGCGCGGGGGGACCGAGTGA
- the nadC gene encoding carboxylating nicotinate-nucleotide diphosphorylase gives MSAQLGAVAREELTAAGLDLVDVQRVIGTALTEDLRYGPDATTLATVGQEAVALAELTPRVTGVVAGLPVALAVFDAVLGDSYEVLGRRDDGSRLIAGEPALVLRGSVRGLLTAERTALNLLCHLSGVATTTAAWVSEVDGTGCAIRDSRKTLPGLRLLQKYAVRCGGGRNHRLGLGDAVLIKDNHVVAAGSVTAALRAAREHAAGLACEVEVDDLGQLEEALAAGADEVLLDNFSPEQCAKAVLRRDEIAPKTRLEASGGLKIENARRYAESGVDYLSVGGLTHSAASLDLGMDLR, from the coding sequence ATGAGTGCACAGCTGGGGGCGGTGGCGCGCGAGGAGCTGACCGCCGCCGGACTCGACCTCGTCGACGTGCAGCGGGTGATCGGCACCGCGCTGACCGAGGACCTGCGGTACGGGCCGGATGCGACCACCTTGGCCACGGTGGGCCAGGAGGCGGTCGCGCTGGCCGAGCTCACGCCGAGGGTGACCGGGGTGGTGGCCGGACTGCCGGTGGCGCTGGCCGTTTTCGACGCGGTGCTCGGGGACTCCTACGAGGTGCTCGGCCGCCGTGACGACGGCAGCAGGCTGATCGCCGGGGAACCGGCGCTGGTGCTGCGCGGCAGTGTGCGCGGGCTGCTGACTGCGGAGCGCACCGCGCTGAACCTGCTCTGCCACCTTTCCGGGGTCGCCACCACCACCGCGGCCTGGGTGTCCGAAGTGGACGGCACCGGGTGCGCGATCAGGGACTCCCGCAAGACCCTGCCGGGGCTGCGGCTGCTGCAGAAGTACGCGGTGCGGTGCGGCGGCGGGCGCAACCACCGGCTCGGCCTCGGTGACGCGGTGCTGATCAAGGACAACCACGTGGTGGCTGCCGGTTCGGTGACCGCGGCGCTGCGGGCGGCCAGGGAACACGCGGCGGGCCTGGCGTGCGAGGTGGAGGTGGACGACCTCGGCCAGCTCGAAGAGGCGCTCGCGGCCGGTGCGGATGAGGTGCTGCTGGACAACTTCAGCCCGGAGCAGTGCGCGAAGGCGGTGCTCCGGCGGGACGAGATCGCGCCGAAGACCAGGCTGGAGGCCTCCGGCGGATTGAAGATCGAAAACGCGCGGCGCTACGCCGAATCGGGAGTGGACTATCTGTCCGTCGGCGGGCTGACGCATTCGGCCGCGAGTTTGGATCTCGGCATGGATTTGCGCTGA
- a CDS encoding deaminase: MTEATARDLDRLREAIELAENCPPSATFRVGAVITDAEGAVLATGYSGETDPHDHAEEAAIAKLPPGDPRLPAATIYSSLEPCSTRASRPLTCTRLILDAGIGRIVFAWREPALFVDCVGAETLSAAGRTVIEVPALADLVRRTNSHLPGVAPGQDS; this comes from the coding sequence ATGACCGAAGCGACCGCAAGGGACCTCGACCGGCTGCGCGAGGCGATCGAGCTCGCCGAGAACTGCCCGCCCTCGGCCACCTTCCGGGTCGGCGCGGTGATCACCGACGCGGAGGGCGCGGTGCTGGCCACCGGCTACTCCGGGGAGACCGACCCGCACGACCACGCCGAAGAGGCCGCCATCGCCAAACTGCCGCCCGGCGACCCCCGACTGCCGGCTGCGACCATCTACAGCTCGCTGGAACCGTGCAGCACCAGGGCTTCCCGGCCGCTGACCTGCACGCGGCTGATCCTGGACGCCGGTATCGGGCGGATCGTGTTCGCCTGGCGCGAGCCCGCGTTGTTCGTGGACTGCGTCGGCGCGGAAACCCTCTCCGCCGCGGGCCGCACCGTCATCGAGGTCCCCGCCCTCGCCGACCTGGTCCGCCGCACCAACTCGCACCTGCCCGGGGTAGCTCCCGGCCAGGACAGCTAG
- a CDS encoding LuxR C-terminal-related transcriptional regulator: MNDVIGEPDRIRVGVIEDHPLYRAAVARVLDEAEDVELGAVADSVARFAVCRQPPGSVVVLDLKLRGVADAAAVLEVVGMGHRVLVVSAHAGQSEVLGAISAGARGYLSKDADGDEILRAIREIAAGNSYVSPTLASFVLNSTRERNAGPKLVLSERERQVLSLVAAGERDQDIAETMSISVRTVRSYLDRIRDKTGRRRRPELTRLAIEEGIAYEGPGQAP, from the coding sequence ATGAATGACGTGATCGGGGAGCCGGACCGAATTCGGGTTGGCGTGATCGAGGACCACCCGTTGTACCGCGCCGCGGTGGCCAGGGTGCTGGACGAGGCCGAGGACGTCGAACTGGGTGCGGTGGCGGACTCGGTGGCCAGGTTCGCGGTTTGCCGCCAGCCGCCGGGCAGCGTGGTGGTGCTGGACCTGAAACTGCGCGGGGTCGCCGACGCCGCGGCGGTGCTGGAGGTCGTCGGCATGGGGCACCGGGTGCTGGTGGTCTCCGCGCACGCCGGGCAGTCCGAGGTGCTCGGCGCGATCTCCGCCGGTGCCCGCGGCTACCTGTCGAAGGACGCCGACGGCGACGAGATCCTGCGCGCCATCCGGGAGATCGCGGCCGGCAACTCCTATGTCTCGCCGACGCTGGCCTCGTTCGTGCTGAACTCGACCAGGGAGCGCAACGCCGGCCCGAAGCTGGTGCTCTCCGAACGGGAGCGGCAGGTGCTCTCCCTGGTCGCGGCCGGCGAGCGGGACCAGGACATCGCCGAGACGATGTCCATCAGCGTGCGGACCGTGCGCTCCTACCTCGACCGGATCAGGGACAAGACCGGCCGCCGCCGTCGCCCCGAGCTGACCAGGCTGGCGATCGAAGAGGGCATCGCCTACGAGGGGCCGGGCCAGGCGCCCTAG
- a CDS encoding maleylpyruvate isomerase family mycothiol-dependent enzyme has protein sequence MDREEVWLATDAERLSLAELLEQLPAQDWDRPSLCRDWLVRDVAAHVTMLSRLGPGSMLLAFARAGFGFDRMIHDTAKRLAKRTPAQLTADVRATAGSRKLPPGMTFVEPLLDILVHGQDIAVALGRRREMPPEAALVAAERAWSMGFPFHAQKKYPGVRLVATDLDWSVGSGPAEITGPIAAILLLLTGRDGALVQANRSAGSRAIEVVHQAR, from the coding sequence ATGGACCGCGAAGAGGTGTGGCTGGCCACCGACGCCGAACGGCTGAGCCTGGCCGAACTGCTCGAGCAGCTGCCCGCCCAGGACTGGGACCGGCCTTCGCTGTGCCGTGACTGGCTGGTGCGGGATGTGGCGGCGCACGTCACGATGCTGTCCCGGCTGGGACCCGGTTCGATGCTGCTGGCGTTCGCGCGGGCCGGGTTCGGCTTCGACCGGATGATCCACGACACCGCGAAACGGCTCGCCAAGCGCACTCCCGCGCAGCTGACCGCCGACGTCCGCGCCACCGCAGGTTCGCGGAAGCTGCCCCCTGGCATGACCTTCGTCGAACCGCTGTTGGACATCCTGGTGCACGGCCAGGACATCGCGGTCGCGCTCGGCCGCCGCCGGGAGATGCCGCCGGAAGCCGCGCTGGTCGCCGCCGAACGCGCGTGGTCGATGGGTTTTCCCTTCCACGCCCAGAAAAAGTATCCGGGCGTGCGGCTGGTCGCGACCGACCTTGACTGGTCGGTTGGCAGCGGGCCGGCGGAGATCACCGGGCCGATCGCCGCCATCCTGCTGCTGCTCACCGGTCGGGACGGTGCGCTCGTGCAGGCCAACCGCTCGGCGGGCTCGCGGGCCATCGAGGTCGTTCACCAGGCTCGCTGA
- a CDS encoding L-aspartate oxidase, with protein sequence MTPPVNAPQAKTHAEWEARADLVVLGSGVAGLTAALHAQRLGLRVLVVTKAAVEDGNTRWAQGGVAVVLDGEHEEGDSVAKHAEDTLTAGAGLCDADAVRAILDGGPAAVAALRARGARFDQGAAGGSLARAREGGHSAFRVIHAGGDATGAEVERTLVAEATGNRLPVLERHIAVDALRTARGDVTGVLVLDPNGVPGVLRAPAVLLATGGLGQLYQATSNPEIATGDGLALALRAGAQVADVEFVQFHPTVLYTEGARGRRPLVTEAVRGEGATLLDATGAPVMRGVHPLGDLAPRDVVSAAITRRMALAPGGIDDHVFLDGTGIAEFADRFPTVHAACAAIGINPARDPIPVTPAAHFACGGVVTDIDGRSGVPGLYAAGEVARTGLHGANRLASNSLLEGLVVGARVAAAVAADLAAGLLGDPKHGAAPERSTAAVAERDSLQRVMSRYAAIGRDADGLAVAGSVLDLSTRDCALWTQSAVEDAALTLVAQAMVAAAARRSESRGCHVRTDFPGRDDLGWRRSQLIRLSPSGQPVLADPISTTVEGAA encoded by the coding sequence GTGACCCCGCCGGTTAACGCTCCGCAGGCGAAAACTCACGCGGAGTGGGAGGCGCGGGCCGATCTGGTGGTGCTCGGCAGCGGCGTCGCCGGGCTGACCGCGGCGCTGCACGCCCAGCGGCTCGGGCTGCGGGTACTGGTGGTCACCAAGGCGGCGGTCGAGGACGGCAACACGCGCTGGGCGCAGGGCGGCGTGGCGGTGGTGCTCGACGGCGAGCACGAAGAGGGCGATTCGGTGGCCAAGCACGCCGAGGACACCCTGACCGCGGGCGCTGGCCTGTGCGACGCGGACGCGGTGCGCGCGATCCTGGACGGCGGCCCGGCCGCGGTGGCGGCCCTGCGGGCGCGTGGTGCGCGGTTCGACCAGGGGGCGGCCGGCGGTTCGCTCGCGCGGGCAAGGGAAGGCGGGCACAGTGCCTTCCGGGTGATCCACGCCGGCGGGGACGCCACCGGCGCCGAGGTCGAGCGCACCCTGGTCGCGGAGGCGACCGGGAACCGGCTGCCGGTGCTGGAGCGGCACATCGCGGTGGACGCGCTGCGTACCGCGCGCGGGGACGTCACCGGGGTGCTCGTGCTCGACCCCAACGGGGTGCCCGGCGTGCTGCGTGCGCCGGCCGTGCTGCTGGCCACCGGCGGGCTCGGGCAGCTCTACCAGGCCACCTCCAATCCGGAGATCGCCACCGGCGACGGGCTGGCACTGGCCCTGCGGGCCGGCGCGCAGGTCGCGGACGTGGAGTTCGTGCAGTTCCACCCGACCGTGCTCTACACCGAGGGGGCACGGGGGCGACGGCCGCTGGTCACCGAGGCGGTGCGCGGCGAGGGTGCCACGCTGCTGGACGCCACCGGGGCGCCGGTGATGCGCGGGGTGCACCCGCTCGGCGATCTGGCTCCCCGCGACGTGGTTTCGGCCGCGATCACCCGCCGGATGGCGCTGGCCCCTGGCGGTATCGACGATCACGTTTTCCTCGACGGCACCGGTATAGCCGAATTCGCGGATCGTTTTCCGACCGTGCACGCGGCCTGCGCCGCGATCGGGATAAACCCGGCACGCGATCCCATTCCGGTCACTCCGGCCGCGCACTTCGCCTGCGGCGGAGTGGTCACCGATATCGACGGCCGGTCCGGAGTGCCCGGCCTTTACGCCGCCGGCGAAGTGGCAAGGACCGGGTTGCACGGGGCGAACCGGCTGGCGTCCAACAGCCTGCTGGAGGGCCTGGTGGTCGGGGCCAGGGTGGCCGCCGCGGTGGCCGCGGATCTGGCGGCCGGCCTGCTCGGGGACCCGAAACACGGTGCCGCGCCGGAACGTTCGACCGCCGCGGTGGCCGAACGCGACTCGCTGCAACGCGTGATGAGCCGGTACGCCGCGATCGGCCGGGACGCGGACGGGCTCGCGGTGGCCGGCTCGGTGCTCGATTTGTCCACAAGGGACTGTGCGTTGTGGACGCAGTCCGCGGTGGAGGACGCAGCGCTGACCCTGGTCGCGCAGGCCATGGTGGCCGCGGCTGCGCGGCGGTCGGAGTCCCGTGGCTGCCATGTGCGGACCGACTTCCCCGGCCGCGACGACCTTGGCTGGCGGCGCAGCCAGCTGATCCGGCTGAGCCCGTCTGGCCAGCCGGTGCTCGCCGATCCGATCTCGACCACTGTGGAAGGAGCGGCATGA